CATCTTCAGGTCTGTAATGATTGCATCGACGTTCGTCCTGTGTATTACTCTTGTCGCGCTTTCGACATCATTGGACCCACGGACGTCATAGCCTTCCTGTGCGAGTATTGAGGATAAGACCTTGATGGCATTCGGTTCGTCATCAACGATAAGGATATCTCCTTTGCTCCTACGGTTCACTGGACACCTCCCGATGCGTGAACAGGAAGAAATAATCTCACGGTTGTTCCTTTCCCCGTCTTGCTGTCTATCTCCACATGACCGTCATAATATTGAAAAATCTCGCGCGTAATGACCAATCCCAGTCCCTTTCCCTTGCGCGCCGGGAGAACTCCTTCCTTGTGCTCGTCCATTCCGGGACCGGTATCCGAGATCTCAACGATGATAAAGTCACCAACGGTGCGTTTTTCAGTCCTCGTTCTTACCGTGAGGTGCCCTCCTGACCGCATCGCTTCTATCGCGTTGTTTATGACGTTCAGAATTGCATGTTCGATCTGGAAGCCATTTACCATGATCTTAGGGACTTCCCCATATTCATAGGAGGTGTTGATATTATAGGCAATTGACTGGAGGGACGTGATCGTCTCCACCTTTTTCAGTAATGCATTGATATCGGTCAGGATGGGCCGCGTATCCGACAATGAAGTACTGAGAAAATTGGAAATGAAGGTATCAAGCCGGGCGATCTCCTCCTGCATCATCTCAGCAAACTCAACGAGGATGCGATCATGGGCATATTTCTCACTGAGGTAAACGACGGCGCCCTTTATGGCGTTCAGGGGACTCCGCACACCGTGTGCAAGGGTTGAGGCGATCTTGCCGATATCAATAAACTGCTGTGACTGCTCGAATTTCTGCGCCAATGCACAGAGTGCGTCGGGAGAGATTGTCACATCTGCTCCGCCGCCACGACCGTTGGAGGCTTTTGCGGGTGTTATGCTGATATCTGCCAATGTCTGACCGGAGAGACAGTTGATGGGATGGTCTTTGATGGTCATCTTCTTGTTCTTTTGCAGCGCTAGCGATACTGCGTCACCGTCTTCGGTAAATATCCTTGGAAAGATGTCATAGTACTTCCTGCCGAGGACGTTAGAAGCATACTTCTTTGCAATACTTTTTATATCTTCACCGAGGGCTGTAATGCATAAGTCCCTATCAACGGAAAAAGTATAGTCATGCCCCTTCCTCAATTCCACAGCCTTCCCCCTCTGAGGAAAACGATGACAACACCACATATGAAGAGCGTATGGTTTTTTCTGTTACAACAAGTCAGATAACGCATAGCTCAAAGATTCACAAGGCAAACAACCAGAGGATACATGCAATGCCTTACCATGTCACCTTCCGTTTTCAGTATAAGCAATATCTTTCTTATGTTCAAGCACAACATTATATAGCTTACCATAGAAAAGAGGCAGAATCACCGCAAAAATTTCCTGTGCCATTCCTTAATATAAATGTAATGTAATGAGTCTCTTCCGGCCAGCGTACATGTCATTTCCAGGGACAACCAGAACATGTCAAGGAACGGACCGGTAGTCGTGGTTCTAACCGGGACAGCTTTCATGATAAATGACGGGCGGATAAATATGAATCGGCAACGGTCCGATTTATTTGTAGGACAATTCTTATTTTTTTATCGGTGATAGTCCTACAAGATCAGTGATGACGCCAAATGGTACAATACTTGCAATTATTCCTGAGGACGGATTTTTTCAAGAAGTCGGTCTGTCGTCGGATTCTCTGATACGTCCAGGAGGTGCATATGTGCGGAATAGTTGGTTATGTCGGTAAAAGAGATGCCGTGCCGGTGCTCATTGACAGTCTGAAGAGACTTGAATACAGGGGATACGACTCTGCAGGTATTGCCTTCAGGAACGGTAAGGGAATCGAGATATGGAAGACAAAGGGGAAGATCAATGACCTTCAGATGATCCTTCCTAACCCGGTCTATGGCGCGAGGATCGGCCTTGGCCACACACGGTGGGCGACCCATGGGGCACCCTCCACGCGCAATGCTCACCCGCACTCAGCAGGAGGGGTCACGGTCGTACACAACGGGATCATCGAGAACTACCGCGAACTCAGGTCAGGCCTCATTGCTGAGGGCTGTGCCTTTTCTTCGGATACGGACACAGAGGTCGTCCCCCATTTGATTTCGAAGAATCTCGGGGCAGGTCTTTCTCTCAAGGATGCGATACAGAGGACCATATCGAGCTTACGGGGCACCTTTGCTTTAGGGATCATCAGTGAGGCTGATCCCGACGCGCTCTTTGCGGTGAGGCAGGGGAGCCCTCTTGTCATAGGCTTTGGTGAGGATGAATTCTTCTTCGCATCCGACATCCCTGCGATCCTTCCCTATTCAAGAAGGGTGATGTTCCTGGAGAACGGACATCTCTGTGTCCTCAGGCCGGGGGGGCTTGAACTTGAGTGCGTCCTTGACAGGAATGAGAAGATATCTGTCGAGGATAGGATCATCGAGATCGACTGGACTTCCTCCATGGCTGAAAAAGAAGGTTACGATCATTTCATGCTGAAAGAGATCTACGAGCAGCCGCGCACCGTGAAGGAGACGTTTACCGAGTGGGTAAAGGACCCGCAGAGACTCCTCGACGCGTCAGGACTGCCCCTTGAGATAACTTTGGGGCTCAGGAGGCTCCAGATCGTTGCCTGTGGAACGTCCTGGCATGCCGCTCTCATCGGGAAACATCTCATAGAGTCCCTCGCCCGTGTCCCTGTCGATATCGATATAGCATCGGAATACCGCTACCGAAAACCAATCGTAGAAAAGGGAACAATCCTTATGTCCATCACCCAATCGGGCGAAACCGCTGACACCCTTGCGGCACAGCGTGAGGCAAAGCATAGGGGTGCAACAACGCTGACGATCTGCAACGTGGTGGGCAGTTCCTCATCGAGGGAGGCTGACTCTGTTCTGTACACGAGGGCAGGTCCGGAAATCGGCGTTGCGTCGACAAAGGCCTTTACGGCACAGATTACGGCGCTCTACCTTCTTGCCGTAGCTCTCGCGATGAGGAAGGGTAAATTGTCTCTCGGAGAGACGAATAACCTCAAGGCCCAGTTCGCCCTGATCCCTAACCTCATTGATGAGGCGCTCAAGAAGGATGGGGAGATAAAGGAGCTTGCCAGGAGTCTTATCTACGCAAAGAGTTTTCTCTATCTCGGGAGAGGCATCAACTATCCCATCGCCCTTGAAGGCGCGCTGAAACTGAAGGAGGTATCATATATCCATGCCGAGGGATATCCTGCCGGCGAGATGAAACACGGTCCCATCGCCCTTATCGACGAGGGAATGCCCGTAGTCGTCGTAGCCCCGAAGGACGACCTTTTTGAGAAGATCCTATCGAACATAGAAGAGGTGAAGGC
This genomic interval from Thermodesulfovibrionales bacterium contains the following:
- a CDS encoding response regulator; amino-acid sequence: MNRRSKGDILIVDDEPNAIKVLSSILAQEGYDVRGSNDVESATRVIHRTNVDAIITDLKM
- a CDS encoding ATP-binding protein, encoding MELRKGHDYTFSVDRDLCITALGEDIKSIAKKYASNVLGRKYYDIFPRIFTEDGDAVSLALQKNKKMTIKDHPINCLSGQTLADISITPAKASNGRGGGADVTISPDALCALAQKFEQSQQFIDIGKIASTLAHGVRSPLNAIKGAVVYLSEKYAHDRILVEFAEMMQEEIARLDTFISNFLSTSLSDTRPILTDINALLKKVETITSLQSIAYNINTSYEYGEVPKIMVNGFQIEHAILNVINNAIEAMRSGGHLTVRTRTEKRTVGDFIIVEISDTGPGMDEHKEGVLPARKGKGLGLVITREIFQYYDGHVEIDSKTGKGTTVRLFLPVHASGGVQ
- the glmS gene encoding glutamine--fructose-6-phosphate transaminase (isomerizing): MCGIVGYVGKRDAVPVLIDSLKRLEYRGYDSAGIAFRNGKGIEIWKTKGKINDLQMILPNPVYGARIGLGHTRWATHGAPSTRNAHPHSAGGVTVVHNGIIENYRELRSGLIAEGCAFSSDTDTEVVPHLISKNLGAGLSLKDAIQRTISSLRGTFALGIISEADPDALFAVRQGSPLVIGFGEDEFFFASDIPAILPYSRRVMFLENGHLCVLRPGGLELECVLDRNEKISVEDRIIEIDWTSSMAEKEGYDHFMLKEIYEQPRTVKETFTEWVKDPQRLLDASGLPLEITLGLRRLQIVACGTSWHAALIGKHLIESLARVPVDIDIASEYRYRKPIVEKGTILMSITQSGETADTLAAQREAKHRGATTLTICNVVGSSSSREADSVLYTRAGPEIGVASTKAFTAQITALYLLAVALAMRKGKLSLGETNNLKAQFALIPNLIDEALKKDGEIKELARSLIYAKSFLYLGRGINYPIALEGALKLKEVSYIHAEGYPAGEMKHGPIALIDEGMPVVVVAPKDDLFEKILSNIEEVKARGGRVIAVSDDAESLAHKADNVIAVPATHHTLSPLVNIIPLQLLAYHVAVLRGCNVDQPRNLAKSVTVE